From Symphalangus syndactylus isolate Jambi chromosome 17, NHGRI_mSymSyn1-v2.1_pri, whole genome shotgun sequence, one genomic window encodes:
- the NKPD1 gene encoding NTPase KAP family P-loop domain-containing protein 1 isoform X2, which produces MRKHYKVHFAKDAQSPNGHYFWDPELGHQKDILTEDDVYCSCLAKTLCHVPVPVTVGFYAPFGCRLHMMLDKITALMQQEAAQRESEELQHVQWRPRAVSGWGVPQLLWYLVFLQPIITEVHLRRRNVQFLFIRFSAWQYEGADKLWAGLVTTLCEGIRHHYGALPFSVYSVLGNKPATRQDCCQSEWHCRRRVCLGLLALLAALGLGVGLLYLSLGGHALGHSSPSGSLLKVFGGAATTLSGSGLLMAVYSVGKHLFISQRKKIERLVSREKFGSQLGFMCEVKKEVELLTDFLCFLEIYQRRRLRVVLEVTGLDTCYPERAVGVLNAINTLLSESHAPFIFILVVDPSILAACLESAGNMKGTADNGYLFLNRTVTLPFSVPIMGRRTKLQFLHDAVQSRDDLLYREITRKPWLPGDAGGESTQLLAVQAQAGTERGQGRVDAEATRRIQEALFCLHDERDCLYEYVPDNVVSMRRIVNTVPITVRLLQQQGDFGGPTPRQAVAWVVLANQWPCRLSWALQCLEDRQQTGGAPEGRARLWDVFRDNSRELHTMTKALQNVLDLDGDPELFERFLGADFPFTVTEAQSLLRCTVNLDHSIRRRMGLIRAVSKLKPPSPPKSPARDAPHAAHRANSASRAPPSGRASGQAGEGHHAGDLAHRGKLWPVACALFRPEQSSPGGP; this is translated from the exons ATGCGCAAACATTACAAAGTCCACTTCGCCAAGGATGCCCAGAGCCCCAACGGGCACTACTTCTGGGACCCAGAGTTGGGGCACCAAAAAG ACATCCTGACAGAGGATGACGTCTACTGCAGCTGCCTGGCCAAGACACTCTGCCACGTGCCGGTCCCTGTGACCGTGGGTTTCTATGCCCCTTTTGGCTGCCGCCTGCACATGATGCTGGACAAGATCACGG CGCTGATGCAGCAGGAGGCGGCGCAGCGCGAGAGCGAGGAGCTGCAGCACGTGCAGTGGCGGCCGCGTGCCGTGAGCGGCTGGGGCGTCCCGCAGCTACTGTGGTACCTGGTGTTCCTGCAGCCCATCATCACCGAGGTGCACCTGCGGCGCAGGAACGTGCAGTTCCTTTTCATCCGCTTTAGCGCCTGGCAGTACGAGGGCGCCGACAAGCTGTGGGCCGGCCTGGTGACCACGTTGTGCGAGGGCATCCGCCACCACTATGGCGCACTGCCCTTCAGCGTGTACTCAGTGCTGGGCAACAAGCCGGCCACCAGGCAGGACTGCTGCCAGAGCGAGTGGCATTGTCGGCGCCGCGTGTGCCTGGGGCTGCTGGCGCTGCTGGCGGCGCTGGGCCTGGGCGTGGGGCTGCTCTACTTGTCGCTGGGCGGCCACGCGCTGGGCCACAGCAGCCCGAGCGGCAGCCTGCTCAAGGTGTTTGGCGGCGCGGCCACCACACTGTCGGGTTCGGGGCTGCTCATGGCCGTGTACTCGGTGGGCAAGCACCTGTTCATAAGCCAGCGCAAGAAGATCGAGCGGCTGGTGTCGCGTGAAAAGTTCGGCAGCCAGCTGGGCTTCATGTGCGAGGTGAAGAAGGAGGTGGAGCTGCTCACCGACTTCCTGTGCTTCCTGGAGATCTACCAGCGGCGCAGGCTGCGCGTGGTGCTGGAGGTCACCGGGCTGGACACGTGCTACCCGGAGCGCGCGGTGGGCGTGCTCAACGCCATCAACACACTGCTGTCCGAGAGCCACGCGCCCTTCATCTTCATCCTGGTCGTGGACCCCAGCATCCTTGCCGCGTGCCTAGAGAGCGCGGGCAACATGAAGGGCACAGCCGACAATGGCTACCTCTTCCTCAACCGCACGGTCACGCTGCCCTTCTCTGTGCCCATTATGGGCCGCCGCACCAAGCTGCAGTTCCTGCACGATGCGGTGCAGAGCCGCGACGACCTGTTGTACCGCGAGATCACGCGCAAGCCGTGGCTGCCAGGGGACGCCGGGGGCGAGAGCACGCAGCTGCTGGCGGTGCAGGCGCAGGCGGGGACGGAGCGCGGGCAGGGCCGCGTCGACGCTGAGGCGACGCGGCGTATCCAGGAGGCGCTCTTCTGCCTTCACGACGAGCGCGACTGCCTCTACGAGTACGTGCCCGACAACGTGGTGTCCATGCGGCGCATCGTCAACACCGTGCCCATCACCGTGCGCCTGCTGCAGCAGCAGGGGGACTTTGGGGGACCCACGCCGCGCCAGGCGGTGGCGTGGGTGGTGCTCGCCAACCAGTGGCCGTGCCGCCTGAGCTGGGCGCTGCAGTGCCTGGAGGACCGGCAGCAGACCGGGGGCGCGCCCGAGGGCCGCGCGCGCCTCTGGGACGTTTTCCGCGACAACAGCCGCGAGCTGCACACGATGACCAAGGCGTTGCAGAACGTGCTAGACCTGGACGGCGACCCTGAGCTCTTCGAACGCTTCCTGGGCGCCGACTTCCCCTTCACCGTGACAGAGGCGCAGAGCCTGCTGCGCTGCACGGTCAACCTGGACCACTCCATCCGCCGGCGCATGGGTCTCATCCGAGCCGTCAGCAAGCTCAAGCCGCCCAGCCCGCCCAAGTCCCCTGCCCGCGATGCCCCCCACGCTGCCCACCGGGCCAACAGCGCCTCCAGGGCGCCCCCGTCGGGCCGTGCCTCAGGGCAAGCCGGCGAAGGCCACCACGCTGGGGACTTGGCCCACAGGGGCAAGCTATGGCCGGTGGCCTGTGCGCTCTTCCGTCCAGAGCAATCCAGCCCAGGTGGGCCTTGA
- the NKPD1 gene encoding NTPase KAP family P-loop domain-containing protein 1 isoform X1 produces MRKHYKVHFAKDAQSPNGHYFWDPELGHQKGCCHQWRQDSAALRAHGPCRPSPQSHWQLAYYSHQVGGSGWRQGLLPSVLQQQRQPQPQPSPSSPLRQRLCPIHEAQKGLPATSTVPKEPASAPQAPTLPTTAPAMARSGPALPSTAGVLLKPSEPTDARPLPAPAACGSFTAYSSDILTEDDVYCSCLAKTLCHVPVPVTVGFYAPFGCRLHMMLDKITALMQQEAAQRESEELQHVQWRPRAVSGWGVPQLLWYLVFLQPIITEVHLRRRNVQFLFIRFSAWQYEGADKLWAGLVTTLCEGIRHHYGALPFSVYSVLGNKPATRQDCCQSEWHCRRRVCLGLLALLAALGLGVGLLYLSLGGHALGHSSPSGSLLKVFGGAATTLSGSGLLMAVYSVGKHLFISQRKKIERLVSREKFGSQLGFMCEVKKEVELLTDFLCFLEIYQRRRLRVVLEVTGLDTCYPERAVGVLNAINTLLSESHAPFIFILVVDPSILAACLESAGNMKGTADNGYLFLNRTVTLPFSVPIMGRRTKLQFLHDAVQSRDDLLYREITRKPWLPGDAGGESTQLLAVQAQAGTERGQGRVDAEATRRIQEALFCLHDERDCLYEYVPDNVVSMRRIVNTVPITVRLLQQQGDFGGPTPRQAVAWVVLANQWPCRLSWALQCLEDRQQTGGAPEGRARLWDVFRDNSRELHTMTKALQNVLDLDGDPELFERFLGADFPFTVTEAQSLLRCTVNLDHSIRRRMGLIRAVSKLKPPSPPKSPARDAPHAAHRANSASRAPPSGRASGQAGEGHHAGDLAHRGKLWPVACALFRPEQSSPGGP; encoded by the exons ATGCGCAAACATTACAAAGTCCACTTCGCCAAGGATGCCCAGAGCCCCAACGGGCACTACTTCTGGGACCCAGAGTTGGGGCACCAAAAAG gaTGCTGTCATCAGTGGCGCCAGGACTCAGCGGCCCTCCGAGCCCATGGGCCCTGTCGGCCTTCCCCCCAGTCACACTGGCAGCTGGCCTACTACAGCCACCAAGTGGGTGGCAGTGGCTGGCGCCAGGGCCTCCTGCCCTCCGTCctgcagcagcagcggcagccccagccccagccctcacCTTCCAGCCCCCTGCGGCAGCGGCTCTGCCCCATTCACGAAGCCCAGAAGGGGCTGCCTGCAACCTCCACTGTCCCCAAGGAACCTGCCAGCGCCCCTCAGGCACCCACCTTACCCACTACCGCACCAGCCATGGCCAGGAGTGGCCCAGCTCTACCCTCCACGGCTGGCGTCCTCCTGAAGCCCAGCGAGCCCACTGATGCCCGGCCCCTGCCCGCCCCAGCGGCCTGTGGCTCCTTCACTGCCTACAGCTCCG ACATCCTGACAGAGGATGACGTCTACTGCAGCTGCCTGGCCAAGACACTCTGCCACGTGCCGGTCCCTGTGACCGTGGGTTTCTATGCCCCTTTTGGCTGCCGCCTGCACATGATGCTGGACAAGATCACGG CGCTGATGCAGCAGGAGGCGGCGCAGCGCGAGAGCGAGGAGCTGCAGCACGTGCAGTGGCGGCCGCGTGCCGTGAGCGGCTGGGGCGTCCCGCAGCTACTGTGGTACCTGGTGTTCCTGCAGCCCATCATCACCGAGGTGCACCTGCGGCGCAGGAACGTGCAGTTCCTTTTCATCCGCTTTAGCGCCTGGCAGTACGAGGGCGCCGACAAGCTGTGGGCCGGCCTGGTGACCACGTTGTGCGAGGGCATCCGCCACCACTATGGCGCACTGCCCTTCAGCGTGTACTCAGTGCTGGGCAACAAGCCGGCCACCAGGCAGGACTGCTGCCAGAGCGAGTGGCATTGTCGGCGCCGCGTGTGCCTGGGGCTGCTGGCGCTGCTGGCGGCGCTGGGCCTGGGCGTGGGGCTGCTCTACTTGTCGCTGGGCGGCCACGCGCTGGGCCACAGCAGCCCGAGCGGCAGCCTGCTCAAGGTGTTTGGCGGCGCGGCCACCACACTGTCGGGTTCGGGGCTGCTCATGGCCGTGTACTCGGTGGGCAAGCACCTGTTCATAAGCCAGCGCAAGAAGATCGAGCGGCTGGTGTCGCGTGAAAAGTTCGGCAGCCAGCTGGGCTTCATGTGCGAGGTGAAGAAGGAGGTGGAGCTGCTCACCGACTTCCTGTGCTTCCTGGAGATCTACCAGCGGCGCAGGCTGCGCGTGGTGCTGGAGGTCACCGGGCTGGACACGTGCTACCCGGAGCGCGCGGTGGGCGTGCTCAACGCCATCAACACACTGCTGTCCGAGAGCCACGCGCCCTTCATCTTCATCCTGGTCGTGGACCCCAGCATCCTTGCCGCGTGCCTAGAGAGCGCGGGCAACATGAAGGGCACAGCCGACAATGGCTACCTCTTCCTCAACCGCACGGTCACGCTGCCCTTCTCTGTGCCCATTATGGGCCGCCGCACCAAGCTGCAGTTCCTGCACGATGCGGTGCAGAGCCGCGACGACCTGTTGTACCGCGAGATCACGCGCAAGCCGTGGCTGCCAGGGGACGCCGGGGGCGAGAGCACGCAGCTGCTGGCGGTGCAGGCGCAGGCGGGGACGGAGCGCGGGCAGGGCCGCGTCGACGCTGAGGCGACGCGGCGTATCCAGGAGGCGCTCTTCTGCCTTCACGACGAGCGCGACTGCCTCTACGAGTACGTGCCCGACAACGTGGTGTCCATGCGGCGCATCGTCAACACCGTGCCCATCACCGTGCGCCTGCTGCAGCAGCAGGGGGACTTTGGGGGACCCACGCCGCGCCAGGCGGTGGCGTGGGTGGTGCTCGCCAACCAGTGGCCGTGCCGCCTGAGCTGGGCGCTGCAGTGCCTGGAGGACCGGCAGCAGACCGGGGGCGCGCCCGAGGGCCGCGCGCGCCTCTGGGACGTTTTCCGCGACAACAGCCGCGAGCTGCACACGATGACCAAGGCGTTGCAGAACGTGCTAGACCTGGACGGCGACCCTGAGCTCTTCGAACGCTTCCTGGGCGCCGACTTCCCCTTCACCGTGACAGAGGCGCAGAGCCTGCTGCGCTGCACGGTCAACCTGGACCACTCCATCCGCCGGCGCATGGGTCTCATCCGAGCCGTCAGCAAGCTCAAGCCGCCCAGCCCGCCCAAGTCCCCTGCCCGCGATGCCCCCCACGCTGCCCACCGGGCCAACAGCGCCTCCAGGGCGCCCCCGTCGGGCCGTGCCTCAGGGCAAGCCGGCGAAGGCCACCACGCTGGGGACTTGGCCCACAGGGGCAAGCTATGGCCGGTGGCCTGTGCGCTCTTCCGTCCAGAGCAATCCAGCCCAGGTGGGCCTTGA
- the PPP1R37 gene encoding protein phosphatase 1 regulatory subunit 37: protein MEIPPQEAPPVPGADGDAEEAPAEAGSPSPASPPADGRLKAAAKRVTFPSDEDIVSGAVEPKDPWRHAQNVTVDEVIGAYKQACQKLNCRQIPKLLRQLQEFTDLGHRLDCLDLKGEKLDYKTCEALEEVFKRLQFKVVDLEQTNLDEDGASALFDMIEYYESATHLNISFNKHIGTRGWQAAAHMMRKTSCLQYLDARNTPLLDHSAPFVARALRIRSSLAVLHLENASLSGRPLMLLATALKMNMNLRELYLADNKLNGLQDSAQLGNLLKFNCSLQILDLRNNHVLDSGLAYICEGLKEQRKGLVTLVLWNNQLTHTGMAFLGMTLPHTQSLETLNLGHNPIGNEGVRHLKNGLISNRSVLRLGLASTKLTCEGAVAVAEFIAESPRLLRLDLRENEIKTGGLMALSLALKVNHSLLRLDLDREPKKEAVKSFIETQKALLAEIQNGCKRNLVLAREREEKEQPPQLSASMPENTATEPQPDDEPAAGVQNGAPSPAPSPDSDSDSDSDGEDEEEEEGERDETPCPALVPPTDSLGPGDRSPPGSPSTPTEQRISVSSPGRGHKVFVVTRVESPPERAEPPASPTPPSPQPPPSPPASPSLPPARAIDTRDTGSSEPQPPPELPQPGPPLPNGLKPEFALALPPEPPPGPEVKGGSCGLEHELSCSKNEKELEELLLEASQESGQETL, encoded by the exons CCCAGAATGTGACCGTGGACGAGGTCATCGGCGCCTACAAGCAGGCCTGCCAGAAGCTGAACTGCAGGCAGATCCCCAAGCTCCTCAGGCAGCTGCAG GAATTCACAGACCTCGGGCACCGCCTCGACTGTCTGGACCTGAAAG GTGAGAAGCTTGACTACAAGACCTGCGAGGCCCTGGAAGAGGTCTTCAAGAGACTGCAGTTCAAGGTCGTGGATCTGGAGCAGACAAACCTGGATGAAGAT GGTGCCTCGGCCCTCTTCGACATGATTGAGTACTACGAGTCGGCCACCCACCTCAACATCTCCTTCAACAAGCACATCGGCACCCGGGGCTGGCAGGCGGCCGCCCACATGATGCGCAAG ACGAGCTGCCTGCAGTACCTGGACGCCCGCAACACGCCCCTGCTGGACCACTCGGCACCGTTCGTGGCCCGTGCCCTGCGCATCCGCAGCAGCCTGGCAGTGCTGCACCTGGAGAACGCCAGCCTGTCGGGGCGGCCCCTCATGCTGCTCG CCACAGCCCTGAAGATGAACATGAACCTGCGGGAGCTGTACCTGGCGGACAACAAGCTCAACGGCCTGCAGGACTCGGCCCAGCTGGGTAACCTGCTCAAGTTCAACTGCTCCTTGCAGATCCTGGACCTCCGGAACAACCACGTGCTGGACTcag GTCTGGCCTACATCTGCGAGGGCCTCAAGGAGCAGAGGAAGGGGCTGGTGACCCTGGTGCTGTGGAACAACCAGCTCACGCACACAGGCATGGCCTTCCTGGGCATGACACTG CCGCACACTCAGAGCCTGGAAACGCTGAACCTGGGCCACAACCCCATCGGGAACGAGGGTGTGCGGCACCTCAAGAACGGGCTCATCAGCAACCGCAGCGTGCTGCGCCTGGGGCTGGCCTCCACCAAGCTCACGTGCGAGG gcgcggtggcggtgGCAGAGTTCATCGCTGAGAGCCCCCGCCTCCTGAGACTGGACCTTCGGGAGAACGAGATCAAGACAGGCGGGCTCATGGCACTGTCGTTGGCCCTCAAGGTGAACCACTCACTGCTGCGCCTGGACCTCGACCGTGAGCCCAAGAAGGAGGCG GTGAAGAGCTTCATCGAGACGCAGAAGGCGCTGCTGGCCGAGATCCAGAACGGCTGCAAGCGCAACTTGGTGCTGGCGCGGGAGCGGGAGGAGAAGGAGCAGCCGCCGCAGCTGTCGGCCTCCATGCCTGAGAACACTGCCACCGAGCCCCAGCCCGACGACGAGCCCGCTGCTGGGGTGCAGAACGGGGCCCCCAGCCCCGCACCCAGCCCGGACTCAGACTCAGACTCGGACTCGGatggggaggatgaggaggaagaggaaggggagagggacgAGACCCCCTGTCCTGCCCTGGTGCCCCCCACGGACTCCCTGGGCCCTGGGGACAGGAGTCCCCCAGGCAGCCCCTCCACACCCACTGAGCAGCGGATTTCCGTGTCCAGCCCGGGCCGCGGCCACAAGGTGTTTGTGGTGACCCGGGTGGAGAGCCCACCCGAGAGGGCAGAGCCCCCTGCgtcccccacccctccctctccccaaccccctccctccccacccgccTCACCTTCCCTACCACCAGCCAGGGCCATTGACACCCGGGACACAGGGTCCTCTGAGCCTCAGCCACCACCGGAGCTGCCTCAGCCAGGGCCACCGCTGCCCAACGGCCTGAAGCCCGAGTTCGCCCTGGCACTGCCCCCTGAGCCGCCCCCGGGGCCTGAGGTCAAGGGGGGCAGCTGCGGCCTGGAGCACG AACTGAGCTGCTCCAAGAACGAGAAGGAGCTCGAGGAGCTGCTTCTGGAAGCCAGTCAGGAATCCGGGCAGGAGACACTGTGA